One [Clostridium] saccharolyticum WM1 DNA segment encodes these proteins:
- a CDS encoding glutamine--tRNA ligase/YqeY domain fusion protein — MEANKEEVVSKNFIEQEIDKDLAEGVYDHVQTRFPPEPNGYLHIGHAKSILLNYGLAQKYGGKFNLRFDDTNPTKEKTEFVESIMEDVKWLGADFEDRLFFASNYFQEMYDCAVLLIKKGKAFVCDLTAEEIREYRGDFKTPGKESPYRNRSVEENLKLFEEMKEGKYQDGEKVLRAKIDMASPNINMRDPVIYRVARMTHHNTGDQWCIYPMYDFAHPIEDAIERITHSICTLEFEDHRPLYDWVVKECEYANPPRQIEFAKLYLTNVVTGKRYIKKLVEDGIVDGWDDPRLVSIAALRRRGYTPESLRMFVDLVGVSKANSSVDYAMLEYCIREDLKLKKPRMMAILDPVKLVIDNYPEDTIEYLDVANNLENPELGERKVPFGKELYIEREDFMEEPIKKYFRLFPGNEVRLMNAYFVTCSSCEKDADGNVTVVHCTYDPETKSGSGFEGRKVKGTIHWVASSTAVQAECRLYENIVDEEKGKLNEDGSLNLNPNSLTILKNCFVEPGFLSAKAYDSFQFVRNGFFCIDCKDSREDHLVFNRIVSLKSSFKITK; from the coding sequence ATGGAAGCGAACAAAGAAGAAGTTGTTTCTAAAAACTTTATTGAACAGGAGATAGATAAGGATCTTGCAGAGGGCGTTTACGATCATGTGCAGACCAGGTTTCCGCCGGAGCCTAACGGCTATCTGCACATCGGACATGCTAAATCCATATTGTTGAACTATGGCCTGGCTCAGAAGTATGGTGGAAAATTCAACCTCCGTTTTGACGATACAAACCCGACAAAAGAGAAAACAGAATTTGTAGAATCCATCATGGAGGATGTGAAGTGGCTGGGTGCTGATTTTGAGGACCGCCTTTTCTTTGCTTCCAATTATTTTCAGGAGATGTATGATTGTGCCGTCCTTTTAATAAAGAAGGGAAAGGCATTTGTCTGTGATCTGACTGCAGAAGAGATCAGGGAATACCGGGGAGATTTTAAAACCCCGGGAAAAGAAAGCCCTTACCGGAACCGCTCTGTGGAAGAGAACTTAAAGCTGTTTGAAGAGATGAAGGAAGGCAAATATCAGGATGGGGAAAAGGTTCTCCGTGCCAAGATTGATATGGCGTCTCCCAACATCAATATGAGGGATCCGGTTATTTACCGGGTGGCCCGCATGACGCACCATAACACCGGAGATCAGTGGTGCATTTATCCCATGTATGATTTTGCCCACCCCATTGAGGATGCCATTGAGCGCATTACTCATTCCATCTGCACTCTGGAATTTGAAGATCACAGGCCTCTTTACGACTGGGTGGTCAAAGAGTGCGAGTATGCCAATCCGCCCCGCCAGATCGAGTTTGCAAAGCTGTATCTGACCAATGTGGTCACTGGAAAACGCTACATCAAGAAGCTGGTGGAAGACGGTATCGTTGACGGCTGGGACGACCCCCGCCTGGTATCCATTGCAGCCTTAAGAAGAAGAGGCTATACCCCGGAATCCCTGCGCATGTTTGTGGATCTGGTAGGCGTATCAAAGGCCAACAGTTCCGTGGATTATGCCATGCTGGAATACTGTATCCGTGAGGATTTAAAGCTGAAAAAACCAAGAATGATGGCGATCCTGGATCCGGTGAAGCTGGTCATTGACAACTATCCTGAGGATACCATCGAGTATCTGGATGTTGCTAACAACCTGGAAAATCCTGAATTAGGAGAACGTAAGGTCCCCTTTGGAAAAGAATTATATATCGAACGGGAAGACTTTATGGAAGAGCCTATTAAGAAATATTTCCGCCTTTTCCCAGGCAATGAAGTCCGCCTGATGAATGCTTATTTTGTCACCTGCTCAAGCTGTGAAAAGGATGCTGACGGCAATGTGACAGTGGTACATTGTACCTATGATCCGGAGACAAAAAGCGGTTCCGGCTTTGAGGGCAGAAAGGTAAAGGGAACCATTCACTGGGTGGCATCTTCCACTGCAGTACAGGCGGAATGCCGTCTGTATGAAAACATCGTTGACGAAGAAAAAGGAAAGCTTAATGAGGATGGCAGCTTAAACTTAAATCCAAATTCTCTGACAATCTTAAAGAACTGCTTTGTGGAGCCCGGCTTCTTAAGCGCAAAGGCTTATGACAGCTTCCAGTTTGTAAGAAACGGTTTCTTCTGCATTGACTGTAAGGACAGCAGGGAAGATCATCTGGTATTTAACCGGATTGTTTCGTTAAAGAGTTCTTTTAAAATAACAAAATAA
- a CDS encoding Gfo/Idh/MocA family protein, giving the protein MKRITVALAGLGSRGKDTYAPVAKLLPEKMEITAIADIDETKVEEVAREYGVPRERCFSSAEEMLKEEKLADVMFIATQDRQHVGHALPALEKGYDLLLEKPVSPDLDECRELLKSASEKGRKVVVCHVLRYTPFYTKVKELIDDRVIGDVVTVMGIENVGYWHQAHSFVRGNWRNSDITSPMILQKCCHDMDLLLWLTGKTCDSVTSFGSTYLFKKEKAPEGAAMRCLDGCRAKNECPFDAEKIYITNEKTGIAHGKSDWPCNVLTLQPTEESVMEALKTGPYGRCVYHCDNNVVDHQVVNLNMTDGSTISFTMTGCTEENSRYTKFMGTKGEIEASLHSNLITVRPFGKEKQIIDVSKLSDDFSGHAGGDNRMVEQFLDMVREGSEPGHSMTTLEKSLESHYIALAAEQSRILRGKLVPLKDIR; this is encoded by the coding sequence ATGAAAAGGATTACAGTTGCCCTTGCGGGCTTGGGAAGCAGAGGCAAGGATACCTATGCACCGGTTGCAAAACTGCTTCCTGAAAAAATGGAGATCACTGCCATTGCGGATATTGATGAAACAAAGGTGGAAGAGGTGGCCAGAGAATACGGAGTGCCAAGAGAGCGATGTTTCTCCAGCGCCGAGGAGATGTTAAAGGAGGAAAAGCTTGCGGATGTAATGTTTATTGCCACACAGGACCGGCAGCATGTGGGCCATGCCCTTCCTGCTCTTGAAAAGGGATACGATCTATTGCTGGAAAAACCCGTTTCGCCGGATTTAGACGAATGCAGGGAACTATTAAAATCTGCCAGTGAGAAGGGACGGAAGGTGGTTGTCTGTCATGTGCTGCGCTATACGCCTTTTTATACAAAGGTGAAAGAACTGATAGATGACCGGGTGATCGGTGATGTGGTCACTGTCATGGGAATTGAGAATGTAGGGTACTGGCATCAGGCTCACAGCTTTGTCAGGGGAAACTGGAGAAATTCCGATATCACCAGTCCTATGATCCTTCAAAAGTGCTGTCATGACATGGATCTTTTATTGTGGCTGACGGGAAAAACCTGCGATTCCGTCACATCCTTTGGAAGCACCTATTTATTCAAAAAGGAAAAGGCTCCGGAAGGTGCAGCTATGCGCTGCCTGGATGGATGCAGGGCTAAGAACGAATGTCCCTTTGATGCGGAAAAAATCTACATAACCAATGAAAAGACCGGCATTGCTCATGGCAAGTCAGACTGGCCGTGTAACGTGCTTACCCTTCAGCCTACGGAAGAATCCGTTATGGAAGCCTTAAAGACCGGACCGTACGGGAGATGCGTGTATCATTGCGATAATAATGTAGTGGATCATCAGGTAGTGAATTTAAATATGACAGACGGCTCAACCATCAGCTTTACCATGACAGGCTGTACCGAGGAAAATTCCAGATATACCAAATTTATGGGAACAAAGGGAGAGATAGAAGCAAGCCTTCATTCCAACCTTATCACGGTAAGGCCCTTTGGAAAGGAAAAGCAAATCATAGATGTTTCCAAATTGTCTGACGATTTTTCCGGCCATGCCGGCGGCGATAACCGGATGGTGGAGCAGTTTCTTGACATGGTCAGGGAAGGATCCGAACCAGGCCATTCCATGACCACATTGGAAAAGTCCCTGGAGAGCCATTACATCGCCCTGGCAGCGGAGCAGTCCAGAATTTTAAGGGGAAAGCTGGTTCCATTAAAGGATATTCGTTAA
- a CDS encoding AraC family transcriptional regulator, with protein sequence MNQEIIDRLGVITDEEREIINGRTEIDRNRYTEGRDLVIDSKKMLEHGKMISIRPHTRFVHFPKHKHNYIEVIYMCRGETVHIIDGEKVILKTGELLFLNQHATQEILPAGEEDIGVNFIILPEFFDTAFEMMGEEENLLRDFLVGCLCFDPRYASYLHFQVADVLPVQNLVENMVWTLLGDQPNKRRINQITMGLLFLQLMHYTDKISHTLESFEQKLIFQVLTYINENYKNGELTELAALLNYNIYWLSRAVKRLTGRTYKELLQIKRLNQASFLLLNTRISVTDISIAVGYDNTSYFHRIFRSYYGMSPKEYRDSVS encoded by the coding sequence ATGAATCAGGAGATCATAGACCGACTGGGAGTCATTACAGACGAGGAACGGGAAATAATCAACGGGCGGACGGAAATCGACCGCAACCGGTATACCGAGGGGCGGGATCTGGTCATTGACAGCAAAAAGATGCTGGAGCACGGGAAGATGATCTCCATCAGGCCCCACACCAGGTTTGTCCATTTTCCAAAGCACAAGCATAATTACATTGAAGTGATCTATATGTGCAGGGGGGAAACCGTCCATATTATTGACGGAGAAAAGGTCATTTTAAAAACCGGAGAGCTGCTGTTTTTAAATCAGCATGCCACTCAGGAGATCCTTCCGGCAGGAGAGGAGGATATTGGTGTAAACTTCATCATCCTGCCGGAATTTTTTGATACTGCTTTTGAAATGATGGGGGAAGAGGAAAATCTTCTCCGGGATTTTCTGGTAGGCTGCCTCTGTTTTGATCCCCGTTACGCCAGTTACCTTCATTTCCAGGTAGCGGATGTGCTGCCGGTACAGAATCTGGTGGAAAATATGGTGTGGACCCTTTTAGGAGACCAGCCCAATAAAAGACGCATCAATCAGATCACCATGGGACTTTTGTTTCTCCAGCTCATGCATTATACAGATAAGATCAGTCATACTCTGGAAAGCTTTGAACAGAAGCTGATCTTTCAGGTTCTTACCTACATTAATGAAAATTATAAGAATGGGGAGCTGACTGAGCTTGCGGCGCTGCTTAACTATAATATTTACTGGCTGAGCCGGGCCGTAAAAAGACTGACCGGCCGGACCTATAAGGAGCTTTTGCAGATTAAACGGCTGAATCAGGCTTCTTTCCTTCTTTTAAATACCAGAATCTCCGTGACGGACATCTCCATTGCAGTGGGGTATGATAATACCAGCTATTTCCACCGTATCTTCCGAAGCTATTATGGAATGTCCCCAAAGGAATACAGGGATTCCGTTTCTTAA
- a CDS encoding AraC family transcriptional regulator, with amino-acid sequence MPYCSTPLTIEFDIREIITVHYFEYMKDFVFSGEAHDFWEFLYVDKGEITVQADHSIYHLKAGDVIFHKPNEFHALKAMGNKAPNLVAISFRCNSSSMKFFEEKSCSLNQDERFLLSRIIAEARQAFSTPLHIPSVEKVELASSPPFGAAQLILLYLQIFLIHVKRNHFEADSAPIHAILTEQMAFSSNSTHLEQIIQFMEFHICEHLSIKTICDEFSISRSTLHSLFHREKDCGAIDYFNFMKIERSKEIMRDGNMNFTEIAYYLSYSSLQYFSKQFKKTTGMSPLEYFNSVKKYSNEITNASKKKGVDDRMI; translated from the coding sequence ATGCCATACTGCAGCACACCATTAACCATAGAATTTGATATCCGCGAAATCATAACCGTCCATTATTTTGAATACATGAAGGATTTCGTATTTTCAGGCGAAGCCCATGATTTCTGGGAGTTTCTTTACGTAGACAAAGGGGAAATCACCGTACAGGCAGACCATTCCATCTACCACTTAAAAGCAGGGGATGTGATCTTTCACAAACCAAACGAATTTCATGCCCTGAAAGCCATGGGAAACAAGGCTCCGAACCTGGTGGCCATCTCCTTCCGCTGCAACAGCAGCAGCATGAAGTTTTTTGAAGAAAAATCCTGCTCCTTAAATCAGGATGAGCGTTTCCTCCTTTCCAGGATCATTGCAGAAGCGAGACAGGCCTTTTCCACCCCCCTCCATATTCCTTCTGTGGAAAAGGTGGAGCTGGCATCTTCCCCGCCTTTTGGGGCTGCCCAGCTCATCCTTTTATATTTACAGATTTTTCTGATCCATGTGAAACGGAATCATTTTGAAGCGGACAGCGCACCCATCCATGCAATTCTGACTGAGCAAATGGCCTTTTCCTCCAATTCCACTCATTTGGAGCAGATTATTCAGTTTATGGAGTTTCATATCTGCGAGCACCTATCCATTAAAACCATTTGCGATGAATTTTCCATAAGCCGCTCAACCCTTCATTCCCTGTTTCACAGGGAAAAAGACTGCGGGGCTATTGACTATTTTAATTTCATGAAGATTGAACGTTCCAAGGAAATCATGCGGGATGGCAATATGAATTTTACGGAGATCGCGTATTACTTGTCCTACAGCTCTTTACAGTACTTTTCCAAGCAGTTTAAAAAAACAACCGGAATGTCTCCTCTGGAATATTTTAATTCCGTCAAAAAATATTCCAATGAAATTACAAATGCCAGCAAAAAAAAGGGAGTGGATGACCGGATGATTTGA
- a CDS encoding MORN repeat-containing protein has product MSENWKDQKRKENLRIILWIGLITLLLLMLSIAGTIRNGNKYEEPAGDFTEVGKAEPKALAEPLEETSSDEIILTSGDEEFLKRLTELFEQGDLEGAARVLSSYEIPWKDFPCIYDGTTMKGKISSGKGLVFIKASTVFYGNFISGKPEGECAALQVLELEEGKRYDYSYGTWEKGKMNGTGECGYHYYDGVTEGIAKLNSKRGAFQDDLMQGEITYTSTNSEGESAVWQFQVANGIIVKDDRWMKDTDDSGAVIYKLMAKGAEIHAYALGESAIGEDRWKNLLVFPQA; this is encoded by the coding sequence GTGAGTGAGAATTGGAAGGATCAGAAAAGAAAGGAAAACCTTCGCATCATCCTTTGGATCGGACTGATTACGCTGCTGCTGCTGATGCTCAGCATTGCCGGAACCATAAGGAATGGAAATAAATATGAAGAGCCGGCCGGGGATTTTACAGAGGTGGGAAAAGCGGAACCAAAGGCCCTGGCAGAGCCTTTGGAGGAGACGTCATCGGATGAGATAATCCTCACTTCCGGGGATGAGGAGTTTTTAAAACGTCTGACAGAGCTGTTTGAACAGGGGGACTTAGAAGGCGCTGCCAGGGTGTTAAGCAGTTATGAAATCCCATGGAAAGATTTTCCCTGCATCTATGACGGTACAACCATGAAAGGGAAGATATCTTCCGGCAAAGGACTGGTGTTTATAAAAGCTTCCACGGTCTTTTATGGGAATTTTATATCAGGAAAGCCGGAGGGAGAATGTGCTGCCCTACAGGTTCTTGAACTGGAGGAGGGGAAGCGCTATGATTACTCCTACGGCACATGGGAGAAGGGAAAAATGAACGGAACCGGAGAATGCGGCTATCATTATTACGACGGGGTAACAGAGGGCATTGCAAAGCTGAATTCTAAAAGAGGTGCTTTTCAGGATGATCTGATGCAGGGAGAGATCACTTATACCAGTACGAACTCAGAAGGAGAGTCTGCTGTCTGGCAGTTTCAGGTAGCAAATGGCATCATTGTAAAAGACGACAGGTGGATGAAGGATACGGACGATTCCGGCGCAGTCATTTATAAGCTGATGGCAAAGGGGGCTGAGATTCATGCCTATGCTTTAGGGGAGAGCGCTATCGGAGAAGACAGGTGGAAAAACCTGCTTGTATTTCCACAGGCTTAA
- a CDS encoding L,D-transpeptidase family protein has translation MENVKPRSRKKKPLGLKGWAAIGSGTVAAAALIAALIYLQMGRQYEKVFFPNTTINGVDASKKSIEEVKKSIASGIDGYVLSIRERGGNTEEIKGKDIGLESVFDGSLEKLLADQKTYQWLKHIKTPQEYDIGTMIQYDKDKLEALVSGLSCLNDELVEKPENARVSGYASGQGYQILPAKEGNQLDPEKVKTEISQAVINLKPEISLEELEAYVKPEIPADDPQLIAQVQTLNKYANVTITYSFGEEKKVLNGDTISKWTGIGEDGKVYLNSSEVTAYVKELASKYDTSSKAKSLKTSYGQTVKITGGSYGWRIDQSAEADELAELIRSGQSVVREPVYKQKAASRGEADYGKTYVEVNLTAQHLYFYKDGKLVVDSDFVSGNESKGWSTPAGVYSLTYKQRDATLKGENYRTPVSYWMPFNGNIGFHDATWRSTFGGTIYKNGGSHGCVNLPPAVAKTMFENIASGVPVLCYHLPGTESKAASDGTAKPGETKPATEQTTAARPTEAPTTAPQTTAPATTAAPPATREPETETPSSPPTPGGEIGPGVSSTSGKHKTGPGATK, from the coding sequence ATGGAAAACGTGAAACCGCGCAGCAGAAAGAAAAAGCCACTGGGATTAAAAGGCTGGGCAGCAATTGGAAGCGGGACTGTAGCTGCAGCGGCGCTGATTGCTGCCCTGATCTATCTTCAGATGGGCAGGCAGTATGAGAAGGTGTTTTTTCCTAACACCACGATCAATGGAGTCGATGCATCTAAGAAATCCATTGAAGAAGTAAAGAAGTCGATCGCTTCCGGAATTGATGGCTATGTGCTGTCAATCAGGGAGAGAGGAGGAAACACAGAGGAAATAAAGGGAAAGGATATCGGCCTTGAGTCGGTTTTTGACGGAAGCCTTGAAAAGCTTTTGGCTGACCAGAAGACCTACCAATGGCTGAAGCACATAAAAACGCCCCAGGAATACGATATTGGGACCATGATCCAGTATGACAAGGACAAACTGGAAGCGCTTGTTTCCGGCTTGTCATGTTTGAACGATGAGCTTGTGGAGAAGCCGGAAAACGCCCGGGTATCCGGATATGCATCGGGACAGGGGTATCAGATTCTGCCTGCAAAAGAAGGAAACCAGTTGGATCCGGAAAAGGTGAAGACAGAGATTTCCCAGGCTGTCATAAACTTAAAACCGGAGATCTCCCTGGAGGAACTTGAGGCCTATGTAAAGCCTGAAATCCCGGCGGATGATCCCCAGCTGATTGCCCAGGTGCAGACATTAAACAAATACGCCAATGTTACCATTACATACAGCTTTGGAGAGGAAAAGAAAGTTTTAAACGGCGATACGATTTCCAAGTGGACCGGCATCGGGGAGGATGGAAAGGTTTATTTAAACAGCTCCGAGGTCACTGCATATGTGAAGGAGCTGGCCTCTAAATATGATACGTCAAGCAAGGCCAAAAGCTTAAAGACCTCCTATGGTCAGACCGTAAAAATCACCGGTGGCAGCTATGGCTGGAGAATCGACCAAAGCGCCGAGGCAGATGAGCTGGCGGAGCTGATCCGTTCCGGACAGAGCGTGGTCAGGGAACCGGTTTACAAACAGAAAGCAGCCAGCCGCGGGGAAGCCGATTACGGCAAAACCTACGTGGAAGTGAACTTAACGGCCCAGCATCTGTATTTTTATAAAGATGGAAAGCTGGTGGTGGATTCGGATTTCGTATCCGGCAATGAGTCAAAGGGCTGGTCTACTCCTGCCGGAGTATATTCCCTTACCTATAAACAGAGGGATGCTACGTTAAAAGGAGAAAATTACAGGACTCCGGTGTCCTACTGGATGCCCTTTAATGGTAATATCGGCTTTCATGACGCCACATGGCGCAGTACCTTCGGAGGTACGATCTATAAGAACGGCGGATCACACGGTTGTGTCAACCTGCCGCCTGCTGTGGCGAAGACCATGTTTGAGAATATTGCATCAGGGGTTCCTGTTCTCTGCTATCATTTGCCTGGAACAGAATCCAAGGCGGCTTCTGACGGAACAGCGAAGCCGGGTGAGACAAAGCCTGCTACGGAGCAGACTACCGCTGCCAGGCCTACGGAAGCTCCGACAACGGCTCCCCAGACAACCGCTCCGGCCACTACTGCGGCTCCGCCCGCCACAAGGGAGCCGGAGACAGAGACGCCATCCAGCCCTCCTACCCCAGGGGGAGAGATCGGACCTGGAGTTTCCAGTACTTCAGGCAAGCATAAAACAGGGCCAGGGGCAACGAAATAA
- a CDS encoding DUF5696 domain-containing protein, giving the protein MQDIIINQTALRFGEDSLLFSIKHKNAYWKWGREYKPRLVIGGQTVYFQDAASITHNQWKTGAGEGVISHYQGFLLDGKDLGLAFETVSWIEYTTEDIHFEWIPLTESSIPVSEVYWPGYMEFDKGSDRWYTLLNIQQGLLIPNTWETALEKLPFDGMMCTAGSYMPWFAQIKDGEGYIAICEQPWDGAYYAEHPAMGPYTHTGIKWLPSLGKMNSRRTMRYSFLTDCDYNDICKHYRSYAKEQGIFCSLKEKSAKAPVHKLVGASFIHKGIKTQVMPDSRFFDPENPDKNNHVYSFEKRTGEIRRFHKDLGLKKLYLHLDGWAEPGYDNQHPDYLPACEEAGGWEKMKELADTMHEYGYSFGIHDQYRDYYRRARTFDQNFAAQKPDGTLTEHANWAGGPQTYLCATQAPYYVKRNFTEIKKNGITLDCAYLDVFTCNEPDECNHPWHRINRKECLDYRSLCFEYLLSQGILPSSEEVTDWCVKSLVFCHYAPYSFMMHEPGAKRQGIGVPLFNLVYHDCMIIPWMMEKYEKEDFMLYALLNGGAPYFIRDGAYENIDGSFGGHQALSEKEMADRCRVVASLHEKVALCEMVYHEFIEGDPYRQRTAFSDGTVVEIDLIHGAYEIKTRQ; this is encoded by the coding sequence ATGCAGGATATTATCATCAATCAAACCGCCTTGAGATTCGGGGAAGACTCCCTTTTATTTTCCATAAAGCACAAAAATGCGTATTGGAAATGGGGCAGGGAGTACAAGCCCCGCCTTGTGATCGGCGGACAGACCGTCTATTTTCAGGACGCCGCTTCCATTACCCATAACCAATGGAAAACAGGGGCAGGAGAAGGGGTCATCAGTCATTACCAAGGCTTTCTGTTAGACGGCAAGGATCTTGGACTGGCCTTTGAAACGGTATCATGGATAGAATATACCACGGAGGACATACATTTTGAATGGATTCCTTTAACAGAAAGCAGCATCCCGGTTTCGGAAGTATACTGGCCCGGATATATGGAATTTGATAAGGGAAGCGACCGTTGGTATACCCTTTTAAATATCCAGCAAGGGCTGCTCATACCAAACACCTGGGAAACAGCTCTGGAAAAGCTGCCCTTTGACGGTATGATGTGCACGGCCGGTTCTTACATGCCCTGGTTTGCCCAGATAAAGGATGGAGAAGGCTATATCGCCATTTGTGAACAGCCCTGGGATGGGGCTTATTATGCGGAGCATCCGGCAATGGGTCCCTATACCCATACCGGCATCAAATGGCTACCCAGCCTGGGTAAAATGAACAGCCGGAGAACCATGAGGTATTCCTTTCTGACGGACTGCGATTACAATGATATCTGCAAGCATTACAGAAGCTATGCAAAGGAGCAGGGCATCTTCTGTTCCCTTAAGGAAAAGTCTGCCAAAGCACCTGTTCACAAGCTGGTGGGTGCTTCCTTCATCCACAAGGGAATCAAAACCCAGGTCATGCCGGATTCCCGATTCTTTGACCCGGAAAACCCGGACAAAAACAACCATGTATACAGCTTTGAGAAAAGAACCGGTGAGATCCGCCGCTTCCACAAGGATCTGGGCCTTAAAAAACTGTATCTCCATCTGGATGGCTGGGCGGAACCAGGCTATGACAACCAGCATCCCGACTATCTTCCTGCCTGTGAAGAAGCAGGAGGCTGGGAAAAAATGAAGGAGCTTGCAGATACCATGCACGAATATGGATACTCCTTTGGCATTCACGACCAGTACCGGGATTATTACCGCAGAGCCAGAACCTTTGACCAGAATTTTGCAGCCCAAAAGCCTGATGGAACCCTTACGGAGCATGCCAACTGGGCCGGGGGGCCGCAAACCTATTTGTGTGCCACCCAGGCTCCTTATTATGTGAAAAGGAACTTTACTGAGATCAAAAAGAATGGAATAACATTAGACTGTGCCTACTTAGATGTGTTCACCTGCAACGAGCCGGATGAATGCAATCACCCATGGCACCGGATCAACCGGAAGGAATGCTTAGACTACCGGAGTCTCTGCTTTGAATATCTGCTTTCCCAGGGAATTCTTCCAAGCTCTGAAGAAGTGACGGACTGGTGCGTGAAAAGCCTGGTATTCTGCCACTATGCTCCTTATTCCTTTATGATGCACGAGCCGGGAGCCAAGCGCCAGGGAATAGGTGTACCTCTTTTTAACCTGGTATACCATGACTGTATGATCATTCCGTGGATGATGGAAAAATATGAAAAAGAAGATTTCATGCTTTATGCCCTCTTAAACGGCGGCGCACCATATTTTATCCGGGATGGGGCCTATGAGAACATCGACGGCTCCTTTGGCGGCCATCAGGCTCTCTCTGAGAAAGAGATGGCGGACCGCTGCAGGGTTGTCGCTTCCCTGCACGAAAAGGTAGCCCTGTGCGAAATGGTGTATCATGAATTCATAGAAGGTGATCCATACCGGCAGCGCACTGCATTTTCTGACGGCACTGTAGTTGAAATCGATCTGATTCACGGAGCTTATGAAATCAAAACCAGACAATAG
- the pdxR gene encoding MocR-like pyridoxine biosynthesis transcription factor PdxR has translation MELMIPLKNQPGLPYYSQIYSYIKEEIKKGNIGPATRLPSTRQLAENIKVSRSTTQMAYEQLLSEGYIEAVPCKGYFVCRIESLVRTGQDQGDKISSFFSPSSVGRDKSGEWKVDFSPRGIDLCAFPFNTWRKISKNTLVDDNREMFMPGDPQGEPAFREAIRSYLHSARGVNCLAEQIIVGAGSEYLLMLLSQILGTERLIAMENPTYKQAYRVFRSLKYQVVPVAMDKSGMDVELLKKSGADIAYVMPSHQYPTGIVMPVKRRQELLAWAYEQEGRYLIEDDYDSEFRYKGKPIPALQGMDGRNRVIYYGTFSKSIAPAIRVSYMVLPAPLLAVYRERMNFYASTVSRIDQNILYEFMGEGHYERHLNRMRAVYKAKHDAMSVGLKPFESQFLITGEHAGLHLLLTDRKKRAESLLINMAATSGVKVYGMSGYFIQEEHNAYPSTVVLGYASLTEEEIRTGLALLCQAWSVCDQKEGSCE, from the coding sequence ATGGAACTTATGATACCCTTAAAAAATCAGCCTGGGCTGCCCTATTACAGCCAGATTTACAGCTACATCAAAGAAGAAATCAAAAAGGGAAATATTGGCCCGGCGACCCGTCTCCCGTCTACAAGACAGCTTGCAGAAAATATAAAGGTCAGCCGAAGCACCACCCAGATGGCCTATGAACAGCTGCTGTCGGAAGGGTACATTGAGGCTGTTCCCTGTAAGGGGTATTTTGTATGCAGGATCGAGAGCCTGGTGCGCACCGGCCAGGATCAAGGGGATAAGATATCCTCATTTTTTTCTCCTTCTTCCGTTGGCAGGGATAAATCCGGGGAATGGAAGGTGGACTTTTCCCCCAGGGGCATTGATCTCTGCGCCTTTCCTTTTAATACCTGGAGGAAGATATCGAAAAACACCCTTGTAGACGATAACCGGGAGATGTTCATGCCGGGAGATCCCCAGGGAGAGCCTGCTTTCCGGGAAGCCATCCGGTCTTATCTTCATTCTGCCCGGGGGGTGAACTGCCTGGCAGAGCAGATTATCGTAGGGGCAGGTAGTGAATACCTATTGATGCTGCTGTCCCAGATCCTTGGGACGGAGCGGTTGATTGCCATGGAAAATCCCACCTATAAGCAGGCATACCGGGTCTTTCGCAGCTTAAAATACCAGGTAGTCCCTGTTGCCATGGACAAGTCTGGAATGGATGTGGAGCTTTTGAAAAAAAGCGGGGCAGACATCGCTTATGTGATGCCTTCCCACCAATATCCCACCGGCATAGTCATGCCGGTAAAAAGGAGACAGGAGCTTCTGGCCTGGGCTTATGAACAGGAGGGCCGGTATCTCATTGAGGATGATTATGACAGTGAATTCCGCTACAAGGGAAAGCCCATCCCTGCTTTACAGGGAATGGACGGAAGAAACCGGGTCATTTATTATGGTACCTTCTCCAAATCCATAGCTCCGGCCATCCGGGTAAGCTACATGGTCTTGCCGGCGCCATTGCTAGCTGTTTACCGGGAGCGGATGAATTTCTATGCATCCACAGTGTCCCGTATTGACCAGAACATCCTTTACGAGTTTATGGGAGAAGGGCATTACGAACGTCACTTAAACCGGATGAGGGCGGTATATAAGGCAAAGCACGACGCGATGTCAGTGGGGCTTAAGCCTTTTGAAAGTCAGTTTTTAATCACGGGAGAGCATGCTGGACTTCATTTACTCTTAACTGACCGAAAGAAACGGGCAGAGAGCCTGCTCATAAATATGGCGGCAACATCCGGGGTTAAGGTTTACGGAATGTCGGGATACTTTATCCAGGAAGAGCATAATGCTTATCCGTCAACCGTTGTTCTTGGTTATGCCAGCCTTACGGAAGAAGAGATAAGGACAGGACTTGCCCTGCTTTGTCAGGCCTGGTCCGTATGTGACCAAAAGGAGGGATCTTGTGAGTGA